The Lacrimispora xylanolytica genome has a segment encoding these proteins:
- a CDS encoding PTS sugar transporter subunit IIC — protein MKEKIMNGLLSAAGVMQTQRHLAAIKNAFMSLLPIIIIGSFCTLFSNVICSTTPGFLSLANVPGLGFLGKLNPMFVAANYGTMNFIAIGCVILIAMELGEHYGIKDKALPVVALGAYISLCAFSASGKAVDGSEVVVTNVLARMYTNAQGLFVGMFASVGATEVYCRLVKSGKFEIHMPDSVPSNVARSFTILFPSLITILIVSGIGMVFEMITGMSLFNAIIAFIQKPLSNILTSFPGYITLIFITTLLWTFGIHGTQVTKAVYEPILLAAFAENEAAYAAGAPIPNIINTPFMSCFSTVTGAGITGGLIIAIMIFSKRDDFKAIAKLAIPCALFNINEPIIFGLPVVMNPIMAIPFMIAPAVSATFAYLMTNLGFAGRMVVNAPWTTPPGLMAFLCSGGSIGAAVTQILCILLAFVVYIPFVLASNRQRIETEE, from the coding sequence ATGAAAGAAAAGATTATGAACGGTCTGCTTTCTGCAGCAGGAGTCATGCAGACACAACGTCATCTGGCAGCCATTAAGAATGCATTTATGAGCCTGCTGCCAATCATTATCATTGGCTCATTCTGTACCCTGTTTTCCAATGTTATCTGCAGTACCACGCCAGGCTTTTTAAGTCTTGCAAACGTTCCGGGGCTTGGCTTTTTGGGAAAGCTCAATCCCATGTTCGTGGCTGCCAACTATGGAACCATGAACTTTATTGCCATTGGCTGTGTCATACTCATTGCCATGGAGCTTGGAGAGCATTACGGGATTAAGGATAAGGCCCTTCCCGTAGTGGCACTTGGCGCTTATATTTCCCTCTGTGCCTTCAGCGCATCTGGTAAGGCTGTAGATGGAAGTGAGGTGGTGGTGACCAATGTACTGGCCAGAATGTACACCAATGCACAAGGCTTATTTGTAGGCATGTTTGCTTCGGTGGGAGCCACGGAAGTTTACTGCAGGCTGGTAAAAAGCGGTAAGTTCGAGATCCATATGCCGGACAGCGTTCCTTCCAATGTGGCCCGCTCCTTTACCATTTTGTTTCCGTCCCTGATTACCATACTTATTGTTTCAGGAATCGGCATGGTATTTGAGATGATAACAGGCATGTCCCTCTTTAATGCCATCATTGCATTTATCCAGAAACCATTGTCCAATATTCTCACAAGCTTTCCCGGATACATAACCCTTATCTTTATCACGACTTTACTATGGACCTTTGGAATTCATGGAACTCAGGTAACAAAAGCAGTGTACGAACCCATTTTGTTAGCAGCCTTTGCAGAAAATGAAGCAGCCTACGCCGCAGGTGCTCCCATACCGAATATCATCAACACACCGTTCATGTCCTGTTTCTCAACGGTTACGGGAGCAGGCATTACAGGCGGCCTGATTATTGCCATTATGATCTTCTCAAAACGGGACGATTTTAAGGCAATCGCAAAGCTTGCCATACCATGTGCCCTGTTTAACATCAATGAGCCAATCATCTTCGGTCTTCCGGTGGTCATGAACCCCATTATGGCAATTCCCTTTATGATTGCTCCGGCAGTATCAGCGACCTTTGCCTATCTTATGACCAATCTTGGCTTTGCAGGCAGAATGGTGGTCAATGCTCCCTGGACCACACCTCCGGGACTTATGGCATTCCTTTGTTCGGGAGGCAGCATCGGAGCAGCAGTGACCCAGATCCTTTGTATCCTGCTTGCCTTTGTTGTATACATTCCATTTGTGCTTGCATCCAACCGGCAGAGGATTGAAACCGAAGAATAA
- a CDS encoding BglG family transcription antiterminator, which yields MDRRKRQILDILSDKEYVTAQNLAQQIQVGTKTIRNLLKEMNREMEACGGAILSKYGVGYYLKITDKEKFETFQRKLYSRLSDEYLPGTSEERIQYLLEYLFNSPSYVKLDELSESLFISKRTLTADLKEVEQYIKQFNIKVIRKPNYGIKLEGGEFDARLCIASFSGKRLHKGNQSMDEIAACVSSVLKSNDFTITGASYQNLVVHLYIAISRIMECHYVPLPKEHMEKKDDSLEYQIATEIARSLQTTFHITFPETEIFYIAIHLAGKKIIYPRDEAEQNMIITQEINDLVTAMLERVYDLFKFDFRNDLELRMILCQHLVPLSVRIKYDMNLKNPLLRDVKEKFCLSYTMASNGVTVINEHFHVLLSEDEIAYFAFAFALALERKKSEIQKKNILLVCSSGRGSAKLLQYKYQSYFKDYINNITACDLGSLYKVDFADYDYIFTTVPITVPVPLPILEVQYFLDDNDIVNVKKVLCSEKTSSVMNYYEKEMFLPHLKLRTKEEVLRCMCHFVMEEKNLPQEFYESVLKRERLAKTAFGNMVAMPHVYKAISQETFVCVGILDEPVDWGGQKVRAVFLVSIANKDHTSVELQRFYQMTAAFLLSQKEIQDLVKKQDYDAFIEAMTWIEKQLPKEL from the coding sequence ATGGATAGGCGAAAGAGACAGATCCTTGATATTTTGTCAGACAAAGAATACGTTACCGCACAGAATCTTGCACAGCAGATTCAGGTGGGAACGAAGACCATAAGAAACCTGTTAAAGGAAATGAACCGGGAGATGGAAGCTTGTGGTGGTGCCATTCTTTCTAAGTATGGGGTTGGCTATTATTTAAAGATTACCGATAAAGAAAAGTTTGAAACGTTTCAAAGGAAATTATACTCCCGCCTTTCCGATGAATATCTGCCTGGAACCTCGGAAGAACGAATTCAGTATCTATTGGAGTATTTATTTAACAGCCCCTCCTATGTAAAGCTAGATGAGTTAAGCGAGAGCCTGTTTATTTCAAAAAGAACCCTGACCGCAGATTTAAAGGAAGTGGAACAATACATCAAACAGTTTAATATCAAAGTAATCAGAAAGCCCAATTACGGAATCAAGCTGGAGGGAGGAGAATTCGATGCCAGGCTGTGCATTGCTTCCTTTTCCGGAAAACGGCTTCATAAAGGAAATCAAAGCATGGACGAAATTGCGGCCTGTGTTTCCTCCGTCTTAAAGAGCAATGATTTTACCATAACCGGCGCCTCCTATCAAAATCTGGTGGTGCACCTTTATATTGCCATCAGCCGTATCATGGAATGCCATTATGTGCCTCTGCCAAAGGAGCATATGGAAAAGAAGGATGACAGCCTGGAATACCAGATTGCAACGGAAATTGCAAGGAGCCTTCAAACCACTTTTCATATTACATTTCCAGAGACAGAGATCTTTTATATTGCCATTCATCTGGCAGGAAAGAAAATCATTTATCCAAGAGATGAGGCAGAACAGAATATGATCATTACCCAGGAAATCAATGATCTGGTGACTGCCATGCTGGAACGGGTCTATGACCTGTTTAAATTTGATTTCCGAAATGACTTGGAGCTTCGCATGATACTGTGCCAGCATCTGGTACCTTTAAGCGTCCGGATTAAATACGATATGAACTTAAAAAATCCCCTCCTTCGTGATGTGAAGGAGAAATTCTGTCTTTCCTACACTATGGCAAGCAATGGGGTCACAGTCATCAATGAACACTTTCATGTGCTTTTATCCGAGGATGAAATCGCATATTTTGCCTTTGCCTTTGCTCTTGCCCTGGAGAGAAAAAAGTCTGAAATCCAGAAGAAAAACATACTCCTTGTCTGTTCCTCCGGCCGGGGAAGCGCAAAATTACTTCAGTACAAATACCAGAGCTACTTTAAAGATTACATAAACAACATTACAGCCTGTGACCTTGGCAGTCTGTATAAAGTGGATTTTGCAGATTATGATTATATTTTCACCACGGTTCCCATAACGGTTCCGGTTCCACTACCCATCCTGGAGGTTCAGTATTTCCTTGACGATAATGACATCGTTAATGTGAAAAAGGTCCTTTGCTCGGAGAAGACCTCTTCTGTGATGAATTACTATGAGAAAGAGATGTTTCTCCCTCATTTAAAGTTACGGACAAAGGAAGAGGTCCTTCGCTGCATGTGTCATTTTGTCATGGAGGAGAAGAATCTGCCCCAGGAATTTTACGAATCGGTCTTAAAACGGGAGAGGCTTGCAAAGACTGCCTTTGGCAATATGGTAGCCATGCCTCACGTTTATAAGGCCATCAGCCAGGAGACCTTTGTCTGTGTTGGAATTCTTGATGAGCCTGTGGACTGGGGAGGACAAAAGGTGCGGGCTGTGTTCCTGGTATCCATTGCCAATAAGGACCATACCAGCGTTGAGCTACAGCGTTTTTACCAGATGACTGCCGCATTTTTGCTAAGCCAGAAGGAGATTCAGGATCTGGTTAAAAAGCAGGATTATGATGCATTTATTGAGGCTATGACATGGATAGAAAAACAGCTCCCAAAGGAGCTGTAG
- a CDS encoding AEC family transporter translates to MDLALLTAKKILEMFFILLIGAGTIKAGAADGTTGSRMTSILLNVVSPCVILMSYQMEFDKQKLMGLLITAVLSLASFSGAIAISKLVVPARTGPDMAVERMSIVYSNCGFIGIPLIHGLLGSEGVFYMTSYITVFNLFVWSHGIILMKGKTENLKAAVKNFIQPSNAAILVGLIFYITGIRFPNVIAAPLEMIGNMNTPMAMLISGMNLAESDLLSSLRMPRTYLLSAARLIFVPLVTLGVLLLFHADRIIAITVLAAAACPSGAMGTMFALQYHKNSQYASKLLTITTCLSLFTIPVIMLAAGRIFS, encoded by the coding sequence ATGGATCTGGCATTATTAACAGCAAAGAAAATTCTGGAGATGTTTTTCATCCTGCTGATTGGAGCAGGTACCATAAAGGCAGGGGCGGCAGACGGCACCACCGGGAGTCGTATGACCTCCATACTCTTAAATGTTGTGTCTCCCTGTGTGATTCTTATGTCATATCAGATGGAGTTTGACAAACAAAAGCTGATGGGACTTCTTATCACCGCTGTCCTGTCTCTGGCAAGCTTTTCAGGGGCCATTGCCATATCTAAGCTTGTGGTCCCGGCCAGGACGGGGCCGGATATGGCCGTAGAGAGGATGTCAATTGTTTATTCCAACTGCGGATTCATCGGCATTCCTCTGATTCATGGGCTTTTAGGCTCAGAGGGCGTATTTTATATGACCTCATATATTACCGTATTCAACCTGTTCGTATGGTCTCATGGAATCATACTGATGAAGGGAAAGACAGAGAATTTAAAGGCTGCGGTCAAAAATTTCATTCAGCCCTCCAATGCTGCAATTTTGGTTGGCCTGATTTTTTACATAACGGGAATCCGGTTTCCAAATGTAATCGCAGCTCCACTGGAGATGATCGGGAACATGAATACGCCCATGGCAATGCTGATATCCGGTATGAACCTGGCAGAAAGTGATCTGCTATCCTCTTTAAGAATGCCAAGGACGTATCTCTTAAGTGCAGCCAGACTTATTTTTGTCCCCCTGGTGACCTTAGGAGTTCTCCTTCTTTTCCATGCAGACCGTATAATTGCCATTACAGTTCTTGCAGCTGCGGCCTGCCCCAGCGGAGCCATGGGAACCATGTTCGCCCTGCAGTATCATAAGAACAGCCAGTATGCTTCCAAGCTGCTTACCATTACCACATGTTTGTCCCTGTTTACCATTCCGGTCATTATGCTGGCCGCAGGCAGAATCTTTTCGTAA
- a CDS encoding PTS lactose/cellobiose transporter subunit IIA, which yields MDMEMIVMKLVVSAGNARSTAIEGLRAAKNGEFQLAEKRLEEADQLILEAHEIQTEMIQNELNGKKVEVGLLMVHAQDHLMNAMTVMDLCKEMIDILKINMK from the coding sequence ATGGATATGGAAATGATTGTGATGAAGCTTGTAGTCAGTGCGGGAAATGCCAGAAGTACTGCCATTGAAGGGCTTCGTGCTGCAAAAAACGGAGAGTTTCAACTGGCAGAGAAGCGGTTAGAGGAGGCGGATCAATTAATCCTGGAAGCTCATGAGATTCAGACGGAGATGATCCAGAATGAACTGAATGGAAAGAAGGTTGAAGTCGGCCTTTTGATGGTTCATGCTCAGGATCATCTGATGAATGCCATGACGGTCATGGATCTCTGTAAGGAAATGATTGATATCTTAAAAATAAATATGAAGTAA
- a CDS encoding sensor domain-containing diguanylate cyclase, giving the protein MICSIKKDFLKDTVNNLVTEIDLKRTAKSKNVEKYVARTFNTIDVQMDLTDEEFKDFFIHFFQNNPDYKNVMVVLWDGSAQKAVYDPYGLSHETWVDTVYNNAGTFSAYRVAMHGKYRYFLGVTKDYTESLVKTDILNTIRGVQFAGNSFIRVNEVMNDKGGENYAVCRINTEMPELEGTYLSTNTTDSEGDYPNKKELDGINKKGEIFYSYYVEQKNSKEAAKTMVYSKRYQNYNWVISMGIYLDDLNPYLNQIDRESNQMVSRLTYTLVLLFALILAVSLSSISLIENLYHRNSRKQMESEMNLDSLTGAATRRNGVKELTRAFHKFKQIGTGPGIMMCDLDHFKSINDKYGHSAGDRVLSLFVSEMKLFLRSSDMVIRWGGDEFVFLLQGLREEAAMDFCRKFILKVSELRIGDIKEELSVTVSVGITFFKDTDEDYIQAINRADEGLYQSKGKGRNSASVII; this is encoded by the coding sequence GTGATCTGCAGCATAAAAAAGGATTTTTTAAAGGATACAGTCAATAACCTTGTTACTGAAATCGACTTGAAACGGACTGCCAAGTCCAAAAACGTGGAAAAGTACGTTGCCAGGACCTTTAATACCATCGATGTGCAGATGGACCTTACAGATGAGGAATTTAAGGACTTTTTCATCCATTTCTTTCAAAATAACCCGGATTACAAAAATGTTATGGTGGTATTGTGGGATGGCTCGGCTCAGAAAGCCGTTTATGATCCTTACGGTCTTTCTCATGAGACCTGGGTGGACACGGTTTATAACAATGCAGGAACCTTTAGTGCATATCGGGTAGCCATGCATGGAAAATACCGTTACTTTTTAGGAGTTACCAAGGATTACACAGAATCTTTGGTAAAAACGGATATTTTAAACACCATTCGTGGAGTACAGTTTGCTGGAAATTCCTTTATCCGTGTCAATGAAGTCATGAATGACAAGGGTGGGGAAAACTATGCTGTGTGCAGAATCAATACGGAGATGCCAGAGCTTGAGGGAACCTACTTATCCACGAATACAACTGATAGCGAAGGAGATTATCCAAACAAGAAAGAACTGGATGGAATCAATAAGAAGGGGGAGATTTTTTACAGCTATTACGTGGAACAGAAGAATAGCAAAGAAGCTGCTAAAACAATGGTCTATTCCAAGCGGTATCAGAACTATAATTGGGTGATCAGCATGGGGATTTACCTTGATGACTTAAATCCTTATTTAAATCAGATTGACCGGGAGAGCAACCAGATGGTATCAAGGCTTACCTATACGCTGGTGCTTTTATTTGCTCTCATACTGGCTGTCAGCCTAAGCTCTATTTCCCTCATTGAAAATCTGTATCACAGGAATTCCAGAAAGCAGATGGAATCAGAGATGAATCTGGATTCCTTAACTGGTGCCGCCACTCGCAGGAATGGAGTAAAGGAGCTGACAAGAGCCTTTCATAAATTTAAACAAATAGGAACAGGCCCTGGCATTATGATGTGTGACCTGGACCATTTTAAGAGCATTAATGACAAGTACGGCCATTCCGCCGGAGATCGGGTTCTTTCCTTGTTCGTGTCGGAGATGAAGTTGTTTTTAAGAAGCTCAGATATGGTGATCCGCTGGGGCGGAGACGAATTCGTCTTTCTCCTCCAGGGCTTAAGGGAAGAGGCAGCCATGGATTTTTGCAGGAAATTCATTCTTAAGGTATCTGAATTAAGGATAGGGGATATCAAAGAAGAGCTGTCCGTTACAGTCTCTGTCGGCATCACCTTTTTTAAGGATACGGATGAGGATTATATTCAGGCAATCAACCGGGCAGACGAAGGGCTTTATCAGTCAAAGGGAAAAGGACGCAACAGTGCAAGCGTCATAATTTAA
- a CDS encoding family 1 glycosylhydrolase: MKQINAFPAGFLWGGATAANQVEGGYLEGGKGISVSDCAKAHFGTDVTNYKAHNTVTSKDIEEALKDKDTASYPKRHGSDFYHHYKEDIKLFAEMGFKVYRMSIAWSRIFPNGDDLTPNEEGLKFYDNVFDELKKYGIEPLVTMSHYEPPINLVLNYKGWYSRETVGFFIRFVKTICTRYKDKVRYWLTFNEVDSMIRHPFTTGALIEDRFPGQNFEEVIFQAMHHQFVASAYATKICHETIPNSLVGCMLTKLTYYPYTCKPEDVLKAQQTMRGTYCYSDTQVFGEYPAYLLSRFQNEGIHIRKEMGDDEIMKAYPVDFVSFSYYNSSCSAEDTSALSLTPGNTINAIKNPYLKASDWGWQIDPTGLRISMVDLYDRYRKPLFIVENGLGAADVVKEDDTIDDTYRIDYFREHLKAVSEAIQIDGVECLGYTSWGCIDLVSESTKQMSKRYGFIYVDCDDYGEGTYERLKKKSFYWYKKVIETNGLSLYEE, encoded by the coding sequence ATGAAGCAAATAAACGCATTTCCGGCTGGTTTTCTCTGGGGAGGGGCGACCGCAGCCAATCAGGTGGAGGGCGGATACTTAGAAGGGGGAAAGGGAATCTCTGTTTCCGACTGCGCAAAAGCTCATTTTGGAACAGATGTTACCAATTATAAGGCCCATAACACCGTCACTTCTAAAGATATCGAAGAAGCACTGAAAGATAAGGATACGGCATCCTATCCCAAGCGGCACGGCTCTGATTTCTATCATCACTATAAAGAGGATATCAAGCTGTTTGCCGAAATGGGATTTAAGGTTTACCGAATGTCCATCGCCTGGTCCAGAATCTTTCCTAATGGGGATGATTTAACCCCCAATGAAGAAGGGCTTAAGTTCTATGACAATGTCTTTGACGAGCTTAAAAAGTATGGCATCGAGCCTCTGGTCACCATGTCCCATTATGAACCGCCCATCAACCTGGTCTTAAACTACAAGGGCTGGTACTCCAGAGAGACGGTGGGATTCTTTATCCGGTTCGTTAAAACCATCTGCACCCGCTATAAGGATAAGGTAAGATACTGGCTCACCTTTAATGAGGTGGATTCCATGATCCGCCACCCATTTACCACCGGAGCATTAATTGAGGACCGCTTTCCCGGGCAGAACTTTGAGGAGGTCATCTTCCAGGCCATGCACCACCAGTTCGTGGCTTCCGCCTATGCAACAAAAATCTGCCATGAGACCATACCAAACTCTCTCGTTGGCTGTATGCTGACGAAGCTCACCTACTACCCTTATACCTGCAAGCCTGAGGATGTCTTAAAAGCACAGCAGACCATGAGAGGCACTTACTGTTACAGCGATACCCAGGTATTCGGAGAATACCCGGCCTACCTCCTTTCCCGGTTTCAGAATGAGGGCATTCATATCCGCAAGGAAATGGGGGACGATGAAATTATGAAGGCTTATCCCGTTGATTTCGTATCCTTTTCCTACTATAATTCTTCCTGCTCTGCCGAGGATACCAGTGCGCTTAGCCTGACCCCCGGAAACACCATCAATGCCATTAAAAACCCCTATTTGAAGGCTTCTGACTGGGGCTGGCAGATTGATCCCACCGGGCTTCGCATCTCCATGGTAGACCTTTATGACCGTTACCGGAAGCCTCTATTCATTGTAGAAAACGGCCTGGGTGCAGCGGATGTGGTTAAGGAGGACGACACCATTGATGATACCTATCGGATTGATTACTTTAGAGAGCACTTAAAGGCAGTCTCAGAAGCAATCCAAATCGACGGGGTTGAATGTCTTGGATATACCTCATGGGGCTGCATTGATCTTGTTTCTGAATCCACCAAGCAGATGTCAAAGCGCTACGGCTTCATCTATGTGGACTGTGACGATTATGGAGAAGGCACCTATGAACGGCTTAAGAAAAAGTCCTTTTACTGGTACAAGAAGGTCATAGAGACAAACGGTCTCAGCTTATATGAAGAATAG
- a CDS encoding GNAT family N-acetyltransferase, whose protein sequence is MKLEKQEYCIKGLKYTIRSAEESDAAVLAKLRVLIDGETEYMDREAGEGLLDENDFKQLIMKDTRENNHLFLVALVNETPIGFSRCEGSPLKRMAHKVMFGVCVQKKYWGHQIGRNLLSRSMNWADANGIKKVELGVLETNRRGILLYMDHGFKVEGVLRQDKLLSDGNYYDTIIMGRIPSLK, encoded by the coding sequence ATGAAACTAGAAAAACAGGAATATTGTATCAAAGGATTAAAATATACCATCCGTTCCGCCGAAGAATCCGATGCAGCGGTGTTAGCAAAGCTTAGGGTTTTAATTGATGGAGAAACGGAATATATGGACCGGGAAGCAGGGGAAGGCCTTCTCGATGAAAATGATTTTAAGCAGCTCATTATGAAGGATACCAGGGAGAACAATCATTTGTTTCTGGTAGCTCTTGTCAATGAAACTCCCATAGGGTTTTCCAGATGTGAAGGAAGTCCCCTAAAGCGAATGGCTCATAAGGTGATGTTCGGTGTCTGTGTACAGAAAAAATACTGGGGACACCAGATCGGCAGAAATCTTCTTTCCCGTTCTATGAACTGGGCAGATGCAAATGGGATAAAAAAAGTAGAGCTGGGTGTGTTAGAGACCAACCGGAGAGGAATTCTCCTGTATATGGATCATGGGTTTAAGGTAGAAGGGGTATTAAGACAGGATAAGCTTCTATCAGACGGAAATTATTATGACACCATAATCATGGGCAGAATTCCTTCCTTAAAATAA
- a CDS encoding ArsR/SmtB family transcription factor codes for MEKVILSTKKELEIYMNPVRQQLLRILELSKEPLTPKMISDKMGISASSVQHHIGKLMSLGLLELDHTRQINGITAKFYKSSYAMVQIGLEHNDQWTSQREVYLQEKVAQAYEGFISNKRKVLDSGQEVRPDMVHQFGDIITGVMHLTEEESKELFQMISRYLKAHDKPSEEKSPWEYALILYQAKEDLDE; via the coding sequence ATGGAAAAAGTCATTTTATCTACGAAAAAAGAATTGGAAATCTATATGAATCCTGTAAGGCAGCAGCTACTCCGCATTCTGGAATTATCAAAAGAGCCCCTGACACCAAAGATGATCTCTGATAAGATGGGAATTTCCGCATCCAGTGTCCAGCATCATATAGGAAAGCTCATGTCCCTGGGACTGTTAGAGCTTGACCATACCAGACAGATTAACGGGATTACAGCAAAGTTTTATAAATCAAGCTATGCAATGGTTCAAATAGGGCTTGAACATAATGACCAGTGGACCTCTCAGAGAGAGGTGTATTTACAGGAAAAGGTGGCTCAGGCTTACGAAGGCTTTATTTCAAATAAGAGAAAAGTCTTAGATAGCGGCCAGGAGGTGCGCCCGGATATGGTTCACCAGTTTGGAGATATCATAACAGGAGTGATGCACCTTACAGAGGAAGAATCCAAAGAGCTTTTCCAGATGATTTCCCGATATTTAAAAGCTCATGATAAACCATCTGAGGAGAAGTCTCCCTGGGAGTACGCGTTAATCCTGTATCAAGCGAAGGAGGATCTGGATGAATAA
- a CDS encoding PTS sugar transporter subunit IIB, producing the protein MRNIVLFCAAGMSTSLLVNKMKEAAAKDNYECIINAYALASTREKGPDADIILLGPQVRFSKSKVEKDCPGKIIECIDMQAYGTMNGAKVIAQVKKALGD; encoded by the coding sequence ATGAGAAACATTGTACTATTTTGTGCGGCAGGAATGTCAACCAGTCTTCTGGTCAATAAGATGAAAGAAGCAGCAGCAAAGGATAATTATGAATGTATCATCAATGCGTATGCTCTAGCAAGCACCAGAGAAAAAGGTCCTGATGCAGACATCATATTATTAGGGCCTCAGGTCCGCTTTAGTAAATCAAAGGTGGAAAAGGACTGCCCTGGTAAGATCATTGAATGCATTGATATGCAGGCTTACGGCACCATGAATGGAGCAAAGGTCATTGCACAGGTGAAAAAGGCATTGGGAGACTGA
- a CDS encoding GGDEF domain-containing protein, whose protein sequence is MEKEDLNTVHLAEMEREHAQIYKNWLILHYKITIGVVIFALLVECMMSLLFLNSDVISIPLGRYFFKYIIVPSGLNVICVFLESMALKMDFLSLDQKIYLVSLTFVFICFVIFCVHSALTSTYYIFTGAVMLTIIYANYRLTSITAFLSIISIVVSELVVKWDGDKPYVLDNMMLFGDFLVSIIVLFAFSAACMVVIRFERKKNKAILKKDMERYELRQSLQKDELTGIFNRKALQEALFNMETQESHKKWVLATVDIDHFKGINDNWGHSMGDQCLREFARILKENEGKYIPFRYGGDEFCLLFPDSVVEEAVALCHRIRKQIESVRFEEGPKIHLTASFGLAVYSSNMDATRLFVHSDHALYEAKKCRNAIFVYDETRMATKPMGR, encoded by the coding sequence ATGGAAAAAGAAGATTTAAATACCGTTCATCTTGCGGAGATGGAAAGGGAGCATGCTCAGATTTACAAAAACTGGCTGATTCTTCATTATAAGATTACCATTGGAGTGGTCATATTTGCTCTCCTGGTAGAGTGCATGATGAGCCTTTTATTTTTAAATTCCGATGTGATCTCCATCCCTCTTGGACGGTATTTTTTTAAGTATATCATCGTGCCCAGCGGATTAAACGTTATATGCGTTTTTCTGGAATCCATGGCACTGAAAATGGATTTTTTGTCTCTGGATCAGAAGATTTATCTGGTATCACTGACCTTTGTGTTTATCTGCTTTGTTATATTCTGTGTTCACAGTGCCCTCACGTCCACCTACTACATTTTCACCGGTGCAGTGATGCTGACCATTATTTATGCCAATTACCGCCTGACCAGCATCACAGCCTTTCTAAGTATTATTTCCATTGTTGTTTCAGAGCTGGTGGTAAAATGGGATGGAGATAAGCCCTATGTTCTTGATAATATGATGCTGTTTGGAGATTTTCTTGTTTCCATCATCGTCTTATTCGCATTTTCTGCGGCATGTATGGTAGTGATTCGCTTTGAACGAAAGAAGAATAAGGCTATCCTGAAAAAAGATATGGAACGGTATGAGCTGAGACAAAGTCTGCAAAAGGATGAACTGACGGGAATCTTTAACCGAAAGGCTCTTCAGGAAGCCCTGTTTAACATGGAAACACAGGAAAGTCATAAAAAATGGGTACTGGCAACGGTTGATATCGATCATTTTAAAGGAATCAATGACAACTGGGGCCATTCCATGGGAGACCAGTGCTTACGGGAATTTGCCAGGATTTTAAAGGAAAATGAAGGGAAGTACATACCTTTTCGTTATGGGGGAGATGAATTTTGTCTCTTGTTTCCGGATTCCGTGGTGGAAGAGGCCGTAGCCTTGTGTCACCGGATTCGAAAGCAGATAGAATCCGTTCGATTTGAGGAAGGACCAAAGATTCACTTAACAGCCAGCTTTGGTCTGGCAGTCTATTCTTCCAACATGGATGCAACCCGTTTATTCGTCCACTCGGACCATGCGTTATATGAAGCAAAAAAATGCAGAAATGCTATCTTTGTTTACGATGAAACAAGGATGGCGACAAAGCCGATGGGTAGATAA